The genomic interval GAGGGTCGCCGCGATGCCCCCGGCCATGTTCGCCCCGGCGCGGTTGTGGACGAGCCGGGCGCCGCCGTGCTCGAGGATCGACGCGACCATCGCGGCCGTGGTGGTCTTGCCGTTGGTGGCGGAGATGACGGCGCTGCCGTGCGGCAGGCGGGCGGCGAGACGGCCGATCGCGTCGGGCTGCAGCCGCATCAGGACCTTGCCCGGCAGGCTCGTGCCGCCGCCCCGGCCGGCGCGGCGCGACACGGCCCCGGCGGCGCGGGCCACCGCGATCTTCGCGTCGAGTGCGCGGCCGGCCATCAGCGCGGACTCTCGGGCAGGAGGACCTTCAGCGCGGCGGGGACGGCGCGCACGACCACGGGCAGCTCGCCGATCGGGTCGCCGTCGGCGTAGACGGTGAAGGGCCGGTCGGCGCTGATCCGGATCTCGCGGCCGCGGACGACGTCGACGCTCGGCTCGTCGACGTGGGTGCCCTTGAAGACCTTCGGCAGCGAGGCGGCGAAGCGGCGCTTGGGGATGTCCGCGGTGGTGACGACGTCGAGCAGGCCGTCGCGCAGGCTCGCCCCGGGCGCGAGGAACATCCCGCCACCGTAGGCGCTGGCGTTCGCGGCGGCGACGCTCCAGCCGCTGAACGTGCGGGTGGCACCGTCGACCTCGATCGTGAAGCGGGCGGGCTTCCAGGCGGCGAGGGCGCGCAGGGCGCCGTACACGTAGACGAGGTTGCCGAGCCGTGCCGGGGCCTCGTTGGCGATGCGGTTGGCGTCGGAGTCGAACCCCAGCGAGGCGATGCCGATGAACGTGCGGCCGTCGACGTCGCCGACGTCGAGGTCGCGCTCGACGCCGTGGGCGAGGACGTCGCAGGCGGCGACCGGGTCCTGCGGGATGCCGCTGGAGCGGCAGAAGTCGTTGCCGCGGCCGCCGGGGACGACGCCGAGCACCGCGCCGTCGACGCCGCGCAGCGCCCCGGCGAGCGCGCCGACGAGCCCGTCGCCGCTGAGCGCGACCGCGACCTCGCCGGCCTGCGCGGCCGCACGGGCGAGCTCGGCGCCGTGCTCGAGGCTGCGCGTCGGCTCGCTGCGGAAGGGCACGCCGAGTTCGCGCAGCCGCGCCTCAACACGGGGCAGCGCCTTGAGTGCGCGGCCGCCTCCGGAGGACGGGTTGACGATGAGCGCGACGCGGCGGTCCACGGACGGCATCTTGGCGGATCAGCCGCCGAGCACGAGGTCCGCGAGCGTCGCGGCGACCGCGACGGGCGGCGGGTCGGCGGCGGCCGCCTGCGCGGCGGTCGTGACGCCGGAGAGCACGATCGCCCCGTCGATCCCGGCCGCGCGCGCGCCGTCGAGGTCGCTGTCGAGGCGGTCCCCGACCATCAGCGCGCGCCCGGGGCCGAGCCGGTCCAGGGCGGTGCGGAAGATGCCGGGGTCGGGCTTGCCGACCATCTCGGCCGTGACCTCGGCCGCGTACTCGAGGAACGCGGCGACCGCCCCGGTGCCGGGCCACGGGCCGTCGGGGGTGGGGAAGGTGCGGTCGCGGCCGCCGCTGAGCAGGTCGGCGCCCTCGAGCAGCGCCTGCGTGGCGCCCTTGAGCTCCTCGAAGGCGAGGTCCTTCGTGCCGGTGGCGACGACGACGTCGGCGACCGCCGCCTCCTCGGTGCCGTTGACGATCCGCGCGCCCGCGTCCTGGACGTGGCGCCAGATGGCGGGCGGGCCGATGACGTAGGCGGTCCGCCATTGCGGCCGGTCGGCGACGAGGAACTGCACGGCGGTCCCGACGGTGACGATCTCCTCGACCGACGCGCGGATCCCGGAGCGCCACAGCGAGCGCACGAGGTCCTCCGGCGTGTGCTCGGTCGCGTTGGTGACGAACGCGATCCGCTTGCCGGCGGCGCGGAGGGCGTCGATCGCCTCGGGGGCGCGCGGGGTCGGCTCGCGGCCGATCCGCACGCAGCCGTCGAGATCGAGCAGCACGTGGTCGTAGCCGCGCAGGAGGGGGAGAGGCTCACGGTCGGGGACGGTATCCTCGGCGGCCGTGCGCCGACTCCTGATCGCCCTGCTCATCGTGCCGACCCTGGCCCTCGCGGCCTGCGGGGACGACGGCACCGTCGAGGAGGGCGACGCGGGCACGACCAGCACGGCGGCGCAGACGACGGCGACCGCGGACGCCACCGCGACGCCGGAGGCGGAGGCCGCCTCGGCGCTGCCCGAGGGCTGCACCGACGTCGACGCGCCGCAGCCCAAGGGCGAGCAGTCGCTCGACGCGCCGAAGGACCGGCTCGACGCCGGGAAGACGTACACGGTGACGTTCACGACGAACTGCGGCGCGTTCGACGTGCGGCTCGACGTGCGCGGCGCGCCGAAGACGAGCGCCTCGATCGCCGCGCTGGTGAAGGACGGCTTCTACGACGGCCTGACCTTCCACCGGATCGTGCCGGGCTTCGTCATCCAGGGCGGCGATCCGCTCGGCGACGGCCAGGGCGGCCCGGGCTACAGCGTCGTGGAGGCGCCGAAGTCCTCGGCGCGGTACACGAAGGGCGTGGTGGCGATGGCCAAGACGCAGATCGAGGACCCGGGCACGTCGGGCAGCCAGTTCTTCGTGGTCAGCGGTGACGACGCCGGGCTGCCGCCGGACTACGCGGTGCTCGGCAAGGTCACCAAGGGCCTGGGCGTCGTGACGCGGATCGAGAGCGTCCCGGTCGGTCCGGGCGACGTGCCGCTGGCGCCGGTCGTGATCTCGAAGGCGACCCTGAAGGTCTCCTAGCCGCCCTCCGCGGGCGGCGCTGCGCGACGGGCCTCAGAAGAGGCTGTCGGCGGGCTGCTGCGGCGGCGGGTCCAGGCAGTCCGGTGCGTCGTGCCGGGCGTCGTTGACGGCGAAGCCGACCGGGCGCGCCGCCGTCTGCGGCGCCGGGAGCGGGGCGAGCAGCTCGTGCAGCACCGGCGCCGGGGTGCCGTGGTCCAGCCAGGTGCGCTCGGCCTCCCGGGAGGGCAGGATCACGGGCATGCGGTCGTGGATGTCGGCGATCCGCGGATTGGCGGTGGTGGTGATGATCGTGCAGCTGCGCAGCGGCTCGAGCTCGGGATCGGCGCCCGCGGGACGCCAGGTCGCCCACAGGCCGGCGAACGCGAACGGCTCGCCGTCGGCGCGGGTGATGTGGAACGGCTGCTTGCGG from Paraconexibacter algicola carries:
- a CDS encoding diacylglycerol/lipid kinase family protein, giving the protein MPSVDRRVALIVNPSSGGGRALKALPRVEARLRELGVPFRSEPTRSLEHGAELARAAAQAGEVAVALSGDGLVGALAGALRGVDGAVLGVVPGGRGNDFCRSSGIPQDPVAACDVLAHGVERDLDVGDVDGRTFIGIASLGFDSDANRIANEAPARLGNLVYVYGALRALAAWKPARFTIEVDGATRTFSGWSVAAANASAYGGGMFLAPGASLRDGLLDVVTTADIPKRRFAASLPKVFKGTHVDEPSVDVVRGREIRISADRPFTVYADGDPIGELPVVVRAVPAALKVLLPESPR
- a CDS encoding HAD-IIA family hydrolase codes for the protein MSRAIRSRRTAAEDTVPDREPLPLLRGYDHVLLDLDGCVRIGREPTPRAPEAIDALRAAGKRIAFVTNATEHTPEDLVRSLWRSGIRASVEEIVTVGTAVQFLVADRPQWRTAYVIGPPAIWRHVQDAGARIVNGTEEAAVADVVVATGTKDLAFEELKGATQALLEGADLLSGGRDRTFPTPDGPWPGTGAVAAFLEYAAEVTAEMVGKPDPGIFRTALDRLGPGRALMVGDRLDSDLDGARAAGIDGAIVLSGVTTAAQAAAADPPPVAVAATLADLVLGG
- a CDS encoding peptidylprolyl isomerase; the encoded protein is MRRLLIALLIVPTLALAACGDDGTVEEGDAGTTSTAAQTTATADATATPEAEAASALPEGCTDVDAPQPKGEQSLDAPKDRLDAGKTYTVTFTTNCGAFDVRLDVRGAPKTSASIAALVKDGFYDGLTFHRIVPGFVIQGGDPLGDGQGGPGYSVVEAPKSSARYTKGVVAMAKTQIEDPGTSGSQFFVVSGDDAGLPPDYAVLGKVTKGLGVVTRIESVPVGPGDVPLAPVVISKATLKVS
- a CDS encoding SOS response-associated peptidase; this encodes MCGRYTLAATNPALLWERFAVASDIEIRRRFNVAPTDDVVAVTTDREGTPRSSVLRWGLVPFWAKDPKIGARMINARAESVADKPAFRDGFAQRRCLILADGFYEWRPPDPSDAGSRKQPFHITRADGEPFAFAGLWATWRPAGADPELEPLRSCTIITTTANPRIADIHDRMPVILPSREAERTWLDHGTPAPVLHELLAPLPAPQTAARPVGFAVNDARHDAPDCLDPPPQQPADSLF